One Gossypium hirsutum isolate 1008001.06 chromosome A11, Gossypium_hirsutum_v2.1, whole genome shotgun sequence genomic window carries:
- the LOC107924813 gene encoding E3 ubiquitin-protein ligase SP1 isoform X1, with product MVPWGGLSCCLSAAALYLLGRSSGRDAEVLKTVTRVNQLKELAQLLDLESKMIPIIVTISGRVGSETPINCQHSGLRGVIVEETAEQHFLKHNDAGSWIQDSALMLSMCKEVPWYLDDGTGRVYVVGARGAAGFALTVGSEVFEESGRSIVRGTLDYLQGLKMLGVKRIEQVLPTGSSLTVVGEAVKDDIGTIRIQKPQKGPFYVYPKSIDQVVSNLGKWARWYKYASFGLTIFGVFLISKHTIHYVLERRHRWELRRRVLAAAAKRAGSDNEDSTLKAENGTETNQDCVMPDLCVICLEQEYNAVFIQCGHMCCCMACSLHLTNCPLCRRRIEQVVKVFRH from the exons ATGGTTCCATGGGGCGGTCTCAGTTGCTGCTTGAGTGCAGCCGCTCTCTATCTTCTTGGTAGGAGCAGTGGAAG GGATGCAGAGGTTCTCAAGACAGTAACTCGAGTCAATCAGCTCAAAGAATTGG CTCAATTGCTTGACCTTGAAAGTAAAATGATACCTATAATTGTTACAATCTCTGGAAGAGTTGGTTCCGAGACACCAATAAATTGTCAGCACAGTGGATTAAGAGGTGTCATAGTAGAGGAAACG GCGGAACAACATTTTCTAAAGCACAATGATGCCGGTTCTTGGATACAAGATTCTGCTTTGATGCTTTCTATGTGTAAAGAGGTCCCATGGTACCTG GATGATGGTACTGGTCGTGTTTATGTAGTTGGTGCTCGTGGTGCAGCAGGTTTTGCACTAACAGTTGGAAGTGAAGTATTTGAAGAGTCAGGTCGGTCAATTGTACGTGGAACATTAGACTATCTCCAAGGTCTCAAG ATGCTTGGAGTCAAGCGAATTGAGCAGGTGCTTCCCACTGGTTCTTCTTTGACTGTTGTCGGAGAG GCTGTCAAGGATGACATTGGAACAATTCGGATTCAGAAGCCACAAAAAGGGCCTTTTTATGTGTACCCAAAATCTATTGATCAAGTCGTTTCCAACCTTGGGAAGTGGGCAAG GTGGTACAAGTATGCATCATTTGGACTGACCATCTTTGGTGTCTTTCTAATCTCCAAGCATACAATCCATTATGTTTTGGAGAGAAGACACCGTTGGGAATTGCGGCGAAG GGTTCTTGCTGCTGCAGCTAAGAGAGCAGGATCAGATAATGAAG ATTCAACTTTGAAAGCTGAAAATGGAACAGAGACCAATCAAGACTGCGTAATGCCAGATCTATGTGTAATATGCCTTGAGCAAGAGTACAATGCTGTTTTCATACA
- the LOC107924191 gene encoding uncharacterized protein isoform X1, protein MLKLCLMASHGYTPSPGLVFHREKGVSRMIKQECQTLLPSKAIKNDMVQTGPFDLKCNGIKEQPKPVTLLCEPKLIVDVDPKAQKPMAIDKPDTALFGSGIAEKCTRHEKLLKFLVSGSKDVDKGELDLSLLSDLIEPLMFGVHQQPYASLIYPSSEFDDQKPLPDIVGEMVQDSKLIVNSDGLVVFTSSGTEMKDILSIVAEFHLSNNSTKSRRQSGLVPYFNRTRSKKVHASTSLAPKYEVASVAPPKSPEKIKPKPSPKRKMSKKSTRERNLYKANYFHACESLLSLMVNKHRHGKMAILSLKKSGPELPQLLTQFSAGIAGTGLAVVLSVFCKVAYARAPLCTSNLFSTSLGFGLVWLSWAVNRLRDTIENISKNTGKLDMKEKEMIKRVEKSVDDIYIRAATLMAAAMLRFV, encoded by the exons ATGTTGAAACTTTGTTTAATGGCTTCTCATGGGTACACTCCCAGCCCGGGACTTGTTTTTCACCGGGAAAAAGGTGTTAGCAGGATGATCaag CAGGAATGTCAAACCTTGTTGCCAAGTAAAGCAATAAAAAATGACATGGTACAAACGGGTCCCTTTGATCTGAAGTGCAATGGAATCAAAGAGCAGCCAAAACCAGTTACCCTTCTTTGTGAGCCTAAACTGATTGTAGATGTCGATCCAAAAGCACAAAAGCCTATGGCTATTGATAAACCAG ACACAGCTCTCTTTGGCTCTGGGATAGCTGAGAAGTGCACAAGACATGAAAAACTCTTAAAGTTTCTTGTGTCTGGATCAAAGGATGTGGATAAAGGGGAACTTGATTTATCATTGCTATCAGATTTGATTGAACCGTTGATGTTTGGTGTGCATCAGCAGCCTTATGCTTCTCTAATTTATCCAAGTAGTGAGTTTGATGACCAGAAGCCGCTTCCAGACATTGTAGGAGAGATGGTACAAGATTCAAAACTTATTGTTAATTCAGATGGTCTAGTTGTATTTACAAGTAGTGGGACCGAGATGAAAGACATTCTTTCAATCGTTGCTGAATTTCACTTATCAAACAACTCAACTAAATCGAGAAGGCAGTCGGGACTGGTCCCATACTTCAACAG GACCCGGAGCAAAAAAGTGCATGCTAGTACTAGTCTCGCTCCAAAATATGAAGTTGCGAGTGTTGCACCTCCAAAGAG TCCGGAGAAAATCAAGCCCAAGCCATCACCAAAAAGGAAGATGTCTAAGAAGTCAACCAGGGAGAGAAATCTTTACAAAGCAAATTATTTCCATGCATGTGAGAGTCTTCTTTCTTTGATGGTAAATAAGCACCGGCATGGCAAAATGGCAATTCTTTCCCTGAAGAAGTCTGGCCCTGAACTTCCTCAACTTTTGACCCAATTCTCTGCTGGCATTGCCGGGACTGGTCTTGCTGTTGTCTTGTCTGTTTTCTGTAAGGTAGCGTATGCGAGAGCCCCATTGTGTACATCTAACCTCTTTAGCACTAGCCTTGGTTTCGGGCTAGTTTGGCTCTCCTGGGCAGTTAACAGACTGAGGGACACGATCGAAAATATCAGCAAGAATACTGGCAAGTTGGATATGAAGGAAAAAGAGATGATTAAGAGAGTTGAGAAAAGTGTTGATGACATCTACATCAGAGCTGCAACGTTGATGGCTGCAGCGATGTTAAGGTTTGTATGA
- the LOC107924191 gene encoding uncharacterized protein isoform X2 produces the protein MLKLCLMASHGYTPSPGLVFHREKGVSRMIKECQTLLPSKAIKNDMVQTGPFDLKCNGIKEQPKPVTLLCEPKLIVDVDPKAQKPMAIDKPDTALFGSGIAEKCTRHEKLLKFLVSGSKDVDKGELDLSLLSDLIEPLMFGVHQQPYASLIYPSSEFDDQKPLPDIVGEMVQDSKLIVNSDGLVVFTSSGTEMKDILSIVAEFHLSNNSTKSRRQSGLVPYFNRTRSKKVHASTSLAPKYEVASVAPPKSPEKIKPKPSPKRKMSKKSTRERNLYKANYFHACESLLSLMVNKHRHGKMAILSLKKSGPELPQLLTQFSAGIAGTGLAVVLSVFCKVAYARAPLCTSNLFSTSLGFGLVWLSWAVNRLRDTIENISKNTGKLDMKEKEMIKRVEKSVDDIYIRAATLMAAAMLRFV, from the exons ATGTTGAAACTTTGTTTAATGGCTTCTCATGGGTACACTCCCAGCCCGGGACTTGTTTTTCACCGGGAAAAAGGTGTTAGCAGGATGATCaag GAATGTCAAACCTTGTTGCCAAGTAAAGCAATAAAAAATGACATGGTACAAACGGGTCCCTTTGATCTGAAGTGCAATGGAATCAAAGAGCAGCCAAAACCAGTTACCCTTCTTTGTGAGCCTAAACTGATTGTAGATGTCGATCCAAAAGCACAAAAGCCTATGGCTATTGATAAACCAG ACACAGCTCTCTTTGGCTCTGGGATAGCTGAGAAGTGCACAAGACATGAAAAACTCTTAAAGTTTCTTGTGTCTGGATCAAAGGATGTGGATAAAGGGGAACTTGATTTATCATTGCTATCAGATTTGATTGAACCGTTGATGTTTGGTGTGCATCAGCAGCCTTATGCTTCTCTAATTTATCCAAGTAGTGAGTTTGATGACCAGAAGCCGCTTCCAGACATTGTAGGAGAGATGGTACAAGATTCAAAACTTATTGTTAATTCAGATGGTCTAGTTGTATTTACAAGTAGTGGGACCGAGATGAAAGACATTCTTTCAATCGTTGCTGAATTTCACTTATCAAACAACTCAACTAAATCGAGAAGGCAGTCGGGACTGGTCCCATACTTCAACAG GACCCGGAGCAAAAAAGTGCATGCTAGTACTAGTCTCGCTCCAAAATATGAAGTTGCGAGTGTTGCACCTCCAAAGAG TCCGGAGAAAATCAAGCCCAAGCCATCACCAAAAAGGAAGATGTCTAAGAAGTCAACCAGGGAGAGAAATCTTTACAAAGCAAATTATTTCCATGCATGTGAGAGTCTTCTTTCTTTGATGGTAAATAAGCACCGGCATGGCAAAATGGCAATTCTTTCCCTGAAGAAGTCTGGCCCTGAACTTCCTCAACTTTTGACCCAATTCTCTGCTGGCATTGCCGGGACTGGTCTTGCTGTTGTCTTGTCTGTTTTCTGTAAGGTAGCGTATGCGAGAGCCCCATTGTGTACATCTAACCTCTTTAGCACTAGCCTTGGTTTCGGGCTAGTTTGGCTCTCCTGGGCAGTTAACAGACTGAGGGACACGATCGAAAATATCAGCAAGAATACTGGCAAGTTGGATATGAAGGAAAAAGAGATGATTAAGAGAGTTGAGAAAAGTGTTGATGACATCTACATCAGAGCTGCAACGTTGATGGCTGCAGCGATGTTAAGGTTTGTATGA